A genomic stretch from Chitinivibrionales bacterium includes:
- a CDS encoding cyclic nucleotide-binding domain-containing protein → MEIKEIESFLTGVPLFSTLSLRERKAIGKIMVLREFKPKETIVHEEDSESHSFFTIVTGKVNVVVITSEGKETILATLNPGDFFGEMAVLDGEPRSASVVAADECSLLMLYRPTFIAMLQKYPQIAIQMLKVMSKRLRKANRQISTLSLMSVYGRVADVLLQLAQEYGKRYADMIIVHNRPTHQRIADMAGTSRETVSRILSQLQKKGYIKIDRNRLVILDEKKLYD, encoded by the coding sequence GTGGAAATAAAGGAGATCGAATCCTTTTTAACCGGCGTCCCCCTGTTCAGTACCCTTTCGCTCAGAGAACGAAAGGCGATCGGCAAAATTATGGTTCTGCGGGAATTCAAGCCCAAAGAAACAATCGTTCATGAAGAAGACAGTGAAAGTCATAGCTTTTTTACTATTGTGACTGGGAAAGTCAATGTCGTTGTGATTACATCAGAAGGCAAAGAGACTATCCTGGCAACGTTGAATCCCGGAGATTTTTTCGGCGAGATGGCGGTGTTGGATGGTGAGCCACGAAGCGCATCGGTTGTTGCCGCAGATGAATGTTCACTTCTGATGCTCTATCGTCCGACATTTATCGCCATGCTTCAGAAATATCCCCAAATTGCTATCCAAATGCTAAAAGTGATGTCCAAAAGGCTCCGCAAAGCAAATCGCCAGATCAGCACACTCTCTCTTATGAGTGTTTATGGAAGAGTTGCGGATGTCCTGCTTCAGTTGGCTCAGGAATACGGGAAACGGTATGCGGACATGATCATTGTCCATAACCGCCCGACACATCAGCGCATCGCAGACATGGCGGGTACAAGCCGTGAAACAGTATCGAGGATTCTCTCTCAATTACAGAAAAAAGGGTATATTAAAATAGACCGAAACAGATTGGTGATTCTGGATGAAAAAAAATTATACGATTAG